Proteins encoded within one genomic window of Eurosta solidaginis isolate ZX-2024a chromosome 1, ASM4086904v1, whole genome shotgun sequence:
- the LOC137238656 gene encoding uncharacterized protein — MEKSKMKHTQQKQFEVLVDFMKAHPDLSKGLLKSANGRNAASNLWKRVTSQLNAVGPPSRDVAGWKKVWADYKVHLKSKMRRNKISVSGTGGGPSGFVPLTHLEEEVSKLLSADKSMSGTISTSRFGAKPKSASIQPRESPVARRESPVVRRGSPVVQRGSPVVQRGSPVARADSSAGSGNSCSDNEHTGSEESEQEELPTCSNTAKTPRRKQSLLEHQVSNQIEYHKRSKNLLNEINSNLINIYSEMKKKRELQECRLKLERERFLYQQTADNKKIKMKLTKLELQKEVLAVEASTNALISSSKRQAQ, encoded by the exons at GGAAAAATCTAAAATGAAGCACACGCAACAAAAGCAATTCGAAGTGCTCGTGGATTTCATGAAGGCGCATCCCGACTTGTCGAAGGGATTACTAAAGTCCGCGAATGGTCGAAATGCTGCCTCAAATTTGTGGAAGAGGGTAACATCACAGCTAAATGCAGTTGGTCCACCATCACGCGATGTTGCTGGTTGGAAAAAA gtGTGGGCTGATTACAAAGTGCATCTAAAATCAAAAATGCGACGCAATAAGATAAGCGTTTCCGGAACTGGTGGGGGTCCGTCGGGGTTTGTGCCGTTAACACACCTAGAAGAAGAAGTAAGCAAGCTATTGAGTGCAGATAAGTCCATGAGCGGAACCATTAGCACCTCGAGGTTTGGTGCTAAGCCAAAGTCGGCTTCAATACAACCGAGGGAGAGTCCGGTGGCGCGACGTGAGAGTCCGGTGGTACGACGTGGGAGTCCGGTGGTACAACGTGGGAGTCCGGTGGTACAACGTGGGAGTCCGGTAGCACGAGCAGACAGTTCCGCCGGGTCGGGGAACTCGTGCTCAGATAATGAACATACAGGCTCAGAAGAAAGCGAGCAAGAAGAGCTTCCCACTTGTTCGAACACGGCCAAAACTCCGCGCAGAAAGCAAAGTCTGTTGGAACATCAAGTGTCGAATCAAATCGAGTACCACAAGCGTTCAAAAAATTTGCTGAACGAAATAAACTCGAACTTGATAAACATTTAcagcgaaatgaaaaaaaaacgagAGCTACAAGAATGCCGACTAAAGCTGGAGAGAGAAAGGTTCCTTTACCAGCAAACAgcagacaataaaaaaattaagatgAAGCTAACCAAACTAGAACTACAAAAGGAGGTCCTAGCTGTTGAAGCAAGTACCAACGCGTTGATCTCTAGCTCAAAGCGACAGGCACAGTAA
- the LOC137238722 gene encoding putative nuclease HARBI1: MNLSDKSFVKNFRLNKDAFLYVLDSINGELKSPKRSTAVPNILKLSSTLNFLGQGAYQHLIGQDRHTGMAQQTFSRCMFEVCSAIEKVLCKKHIEFPLSEAEKNEANRSFYSACGIPGVIGAVDGTHIQLVRPARDEHLYFNRKLKHSINAMVICDHKMRIRAVDGRFGGASHDSHVWSLSSERACLKANFENGDRGVRILGDSGYPLEPWLLTPYRNAAENSDEIFFNDKFGKGISLIERTFGVLKGRFRCLLAARELHYTPEKVVKILNVCCALHNICILYKLEDPSNIVFERNDPSSANVDAQESRNLSNIAKNIREQIKNNMVNSRNPN; this comes from the exons ATGAACCTTAGTGATAAGAG ttttgttaaaaatttccgcCTGAATAAGGATGCATTTTTATATGTGCTAGATAGCATAAACGGCGAACTCAAGAGCCCAAAAAGGTCAACCGCAGTTCCAAACATTTTAAAGTTGTCGAGCACATTGAATTTTCTTGGCCAGGGGGCCTATCAACACTTGATTGGTCAAGATCGCCACACGGGTATGGCCCAGCAAACGTTTTCCCGTTGCATGTTCGAGGTGTGTAGCGCCATTGAAAAAGTGCTATGTAAAAAACATATAGAGTTTCCATTGTCTGAAGCGGAAAAGAATGAAGCAAATAGAAGTTTCTATTCGGCTTGCGGAATTCCAGGAGTGATTGGTGCGGTCGATGGAACTCACATTCAATTGGTACGGCCGGCTCGAGACGAGCATTTATATTTTAACCGTAAGCTCAAACATAGCATTAATGCAATGGTG attTGTGACCACAAAATGCGCATAAGGGCAGTAGATGGAAGGTTTGGAGGTGCTTCGCATGATTCCCACGTCTGGAGCCTATCTTCAGAGCGTGCTTGCTTAAAGGCGAATTTTGAAAATGGAGACAGAGGAGTGAGAATTCTTG GAGATTCTGGATATCCCCTCGAGCCATGGCTGCTAACACCATACAGAAACGCAGCAGAGAACTCtgacgaaattttttttaatgataagttTGGCAAAGGAATATCGTTAATCGAACGAACTTTTGGAGTATTAAAAGGCAGGTTTAGATGCCTCTTAGCTGCAAGAGAGTTGCATTATACACCCGAAAAAGTGGTTAAAATTCTAAACGTATGCTGTGCTTTGCATAATATTTGCATTTTATACAAACTGGAAGATCCTTCAAACATTGTTTTCGAGCGAAATGACCCTTCAAGTGCCAATGTCGATGCACAAGAAAGCCGAAATTTATCaaatatcgccaaaaacattagggaacaaattaaaaataatatggtTAACTCGAGAAACCCAaactaa